In Methanosarcina siciliae T4/M, one genomic interval encodes:
- a CDS encoding GTP-binding protein, translating to MRLVTVAGPPSSGKTSIVIKTVEELRQKGFAIGVVKFDCLSAQDEELYSAHNIPIRTGLSRGLCPDHFFVSNIEEALRWAKEWKFDFLITESAGLCNRCSPHIKDVLAICVIDNLSGVNTPKKIGPMLKLADIVVITKGDIVSQAEREVFAYRIRQVNPRGKIVQINGVTGQGSFYLAKLVEKASIIETLQGATLRFTMPGALCSYCLGERKIGDDKQIGVSKLVNFRGEE from the coding sequence GTGAGGCTTGTTACGGTAGCAGGTCCTCCATCCTCGGGAAAAACCAGTATCGTTATCAAGACCGTCGAAGAGCTCAGACAGAAGGGTTTTGCAATCGGTGTGGTAAAATTTGACTGCCTCTCGGCTCAGGATGAGGAGCTCTATTCCGCTCACAATATTCCGATCAGGACCGGACTCTCCAGAGGGCTCTGTCCTGACCACTTTTTTGTAAGCAATATCGAAGAAGCCCTCAGGTGGGCCAAAGAATGGAAGTTCGATTTTCTGATTACCGAGAGTGCCGGGCTCTGTAACCGCTGTTCTCCCCATATCAAGGATGTCCTGGCAATTTGTGTTATTGATAACCTGAGCGGAGTCAACACGCCTAAAAAAATCGGCCCCATGTTAAAACTTGCGGACATCGTTGTTATTACTAAAGGAGATATTGTTTCCCAGGCAGAGCGTGAGGTCTTTGCATACAGGATCAGGCAGGTTAACCCCAGGGGAAAGATAGTTCAGATTAATGGGGTTACGGGTCAGGGTAGTTTCTATCTTGCAAAACTTGTGGAAAAAGCTTCTATAATTGAAACCCTTCAGGGAGCCACACTCCGATTTACCATGCCCGGAGCTCTATGTTCATACTGTCTCGGGGAGAGAAAAATCGGGGACGATAAGCAGATTGGTGTTTCAAAGCTTGTAAATTTCAGAGGAGAAGAATAG
- a CDS encoding PAS domain S-box protein — translation MKGQLRKSGIDIIGDVPWGTHFCQFYQTKEDLIEILVPYFRAGLENNEYSVWITSEPLETEEAKEALRKAVPDIDVYLEKGQIEIISCTHWCLKDGIFDEEDLLDRWAEKIGQALKNSYDGLRTATNVSWLEKKDWSDFVAYEEQGDRVVSNCPVLSLCTYSLDRCNASEIIDVVANHQFALIKREGKWDQIESPKRKRAEETALQATKNWEFTFDAVPDLIAILDTEYRIVRANRAMAARLGRTPEECAGLICYRVIHGMDKPPSFCPYRQLIMDGVEHTEEVREDSLGGDFILSVSPLHDSEGKLTGCIHFARDITERKRAEEAVREGEERLRFALETSHTGAWDLDLVDHTAHRSLEHDRIFGYGQLLPQWTYEMFLDHVVPEDRAMVDEKFRKATTAFSDWSFECRIRRVDGKLRWIWAAGRHLMDTTGSVRRMAGIVQDITERKQLEEQTRQRAEELTTVMDTVPVAIWIGHDPLSRNITGNRMANELYEVDVGENVSANVTPARCFFRKGFKLTADELPMQQAALMDIDMRNEEIDVLLPGGEWRGLLGSASPLHDADGRVRGSVGAFIDITERKKVEEALRESEKKYRNLIETANEGIWILEWVHDSEAITTYVNKKMAEMLGYSREEIIGKSVRDFTDEEGKAIFEMRMKKRRQGISESHEFRLLRIDGSPLWALVNSKALFDKDGRFTGSMSMLTDITERKKTETKLKDTLDNLENMVKKRTSELEKAYKLLKESERGLAEAQRMAHLGSWEWNIASGELHWSDEKYRIFGHSPQEFIPTYDTFISYIHPDDREYVNNAITEALGGKPYSIDYRIFRADGEESVIHVQGKVILDERNIPVRMKGTIQDITEQKKAEEMLKESESKLKTLFELLPVGVSIIDKDGKNIDVNLALERILGISRSDLLKEKYESRKYLRSNGTEMPAEEFPSVRAVEDPGSIKISEIGVVKEDGSTIWTDVSATVLPFSDGQVAITTRDITESKKAKEELQKTEERYRIVTEQTGQLVYDYNIETDTVELAGSTEELTGFTPDELKNINLNFWISRIHPEDLNKFLENHKKQFGSERSAYRIEYRFRKKNEEYIYLEDNWTFLRDEKSGANRILGVIKDITERKQAEKTLANIETARKKEIHHRIKNNLQVISSLLDLQAEKFGSREHVENSAVLNAFKESQNRVISIALIHEELHEGKGNDTLNFSPYLQRLVENLFQTYTLGNVDISLNMDMEENVFFDMDTAVPLGLIVNELVSNSLKYAFQGKDKGVIQIKLSREGNRAIINNREGSKEIINNREGSKEIINNREGSNKEENENTNFVLTVSDNGTGIPEGFNLENSDTLGIQLVTALVDQLDGVLEMKNGSGTEFIIRFAITEKR, via the coding sequence ATGAAGGGGCAGCTGAGAAAGTCCGGTATCGATATTATTGGGGATGTGCCGTGGGGGACTCACTTCTGCCAGTTTTACCAGACAAAAGAAGATTTGATAGAGATTCTTGTCCCTTATTTCAGAGCAGGGCTGGAAAATAACGAATATTCTGTATGGATCACCTCAGAACCCCTGGAAACGGAAGAGGCAAAAGAAGCCCTTAGAAAGGCTGTTCCTGATATTGATGTTTACCTTGAGAAGGGGCAGATCGAAATTATTTCCTGCACTCACTGGTGTTTAAAAGATGGGATTTTCGATGAGGAGGACTTATTGGACAGATGGGCTGAAAAAATCGGTCAGGCCCTGAAGAATAGCTATGACGGTTTGAGAACGGCAACTAACGTTTCCTGGCTGGAAAAAAAAGACTGGAGCGATTTCGTTGCCTATGAAGAACAGGGAGATAGAGTCGTCAGTAACTGCCCGGTACTTTCCCTATGTACTTACTCCCTCGATAGATGCAATGCAAGCGAAATAATCGACGTCGTTGCCAACCATCAATTTGCTCTGATTAAAAGAGAAGGAAAATGGGATCAGATAGAAAGTCCCAAACGCAAGAGAGCAGAAGAAACAGCTCTTCAAGCCACAAAGAACTGGGAATTTACCTTTGATGCCGTGCCGGACCTGATAGCCATACTTGATACTGAATACCGGATTGTTCGTGCGAACAGGGCAATGGCAGCAAGACTGGGCAGAACACCGGAAGAGTGTGCAGGTTTAATCTGTTACCGTGTAATCCATGGGATGGACAAGCCTCCTTCTTTTTGCCCTTACAGGCAGTTAATTATGGACGGGGTTGAGCACACTGAAGAAGTTCGTGAAGATTCTCTTGGAGGAGATTTCATACTGAGTGTCTCACCACTGCATGATTCGGAAGGAAAACTTACCGGGTGCATCCACTTTGCCCGCGATATCACCGAACGGAAGAGGGCAGAAGAGGCAGTTCGTGAGGGTGAGGAACGGTTGCGCTTCGCGCTCGAAACCAGCCACACCGGCGCGTGGGACCTCGACCTTGTAGATCATACCGCCCATCGGTCGCTTGAGCACGACCGCATCTTCGGCTACGGACAACTTCTCCCGCAGTGGACCTACGAAATGTTCCTCGATCACGTAGTGCCTGAAGACCGTGCGATGGTGGACGAAAAGTTCCGCAAGGCCACAACTGCGTTCAGTGACTGGAGTTTTGAGTGCCGCATCCGGCGTGTGGATGGGAAACTTCGATGGATTTGGGCGGCCGGACGGCACCTGATGGATACCACCGGAAGCGTGCGCCGGATGGCAGGCATCGTCCAGGACATCACCGAGCGCAAGCAGTTGGAAGAACAGACTCGCCAGCGAGCCGAAGAACTAACAACAGTAATGGATACGGTGCCTGTTGCCATCTGGATCGGGCACGACCCGCTGAGTCGCAATATCACTGGTAATCGGATGGCAAACGAGCTCTACGAGGTCGATGTCGGAGAAAACGTCTCTGCGAACGTTACACCTGCACGGTGCTTCTTCCGAAAAGGCTTCAAGTTGACCGCAGATGAACTGCCCATGCAACAGGCCGCCCTGATGGACATTGATATGCGCAATGAGGAAATTGATGTACTGCTGCCCGGTGGGGAATGGCGGGGACTTCTAGGGTCAGCCAGCCCACTTCACGATGCAGACGGACGTGTACGCGGCAGCGTCGGCGCATTTATTGACATAACTGAGCGCAAGAAGGTAGAGGAGGCGCTGCGTGAAAGCGAGAAAAAGTACCGCAATCTCATTGAGACAGCGAACGAAGGTATATGGATACTTGAATGGGTACATGACTCGGAAGCAATAACCACTTACGTTAATAAGAAAATGGCAGAGATGTTAGGATACAGCCGGGAAGAGATTATTGGCAAATCTGTACGGGATTTTACCGATGAAGAGGGTAAAGCTATTTTCGAGATGAGGATGAAAAAAAGGCGGCAGGGTATCAGTGAAAGCCATGAATTCAGACTGCTGCGTATAGATGGCTCTCCTTTATGGGCTCTTGTGAATTCTAAAGCCCTTTTTGATAAGGACGGCAGGTTTACTGGCTCTATGAGTATGCTTACCGATATTACCGAACGGAAAAAAACAGAAACTAAATTGAAAGACACGCTCGACAACCTGGAAAATATGGTGAAAAAACGTACATCAGAGCTTGAAAAGGCTTATAAGTTACTCAAAGAAAGCGAAAGAGGACTTGCTGAAGCTCAAAGAATGGCTCATCTCGGAAGCTGGGAATGGAACATTGCAAGCGGCGAACTGCACTGGTCCGATGAAAAATATCGTATTTTCGGGCACAGCCCTCAGGAATTTATCCCTACTTATGATACATTTATAAGTTACATACATCCAGACGACCGGGAATATGTGAATAATGCGATCACAGAGGCTTTAGGTGGAAAGCCATATAGTATTGATTATAGGATTTTCCGGGCTGACGGAGAAGAAAGCGTAATTCATGTACAGGGGAAAGTTATCTTAGATGAAAGAAACATCCCCGTTCGGATGAAAGGGACAATTCAGGATATTACTGAGCAGAAAAAGGCTGAAGAGATGCTAAAAGAGAGTGAAAGCAAATTAAAAACTCTCTTTGAATTGCTTCCCGTTGGGGTTTCAATCATTGACAAAGACGGAAAAAACATCGATGTAAACCTTGCCCTTGAAAGAATCCTGGGCATATCAAGATCGGATCTGCTCAAAGAGAAGTATGAATCCCGGAAGTATCTCAGGTCAAACGGTACGGAGATGCCTGCTGAGGAGTTCCCCAGTGTAAGGGCTGTGGAAGATCCAGGGTCAATTAAAATTTCCGAGATCGGGGTCGTTAAAGAAGATGGCAGTACTATCTGGACGGATGTAAGTGCAACCGTGCTGCCTTTTTCCGATGGACAGGTAGCTATTACTACCAGGGATATCACCGAAAGCAAAAAAGCAAAAGAAGAACTTCAGAAAACCGAAGAAAGGTACCGGATAGTTACGGAACAGACAGGGCAGCTTGTATACGATTATAATATAGAGACAGATACCGTTGAGCTGGCAGGCAGTACTGAAGAACTTACAGGCTTTACTCCCGACGAATTGAAAAACATTAATCTGAATTTCTGGATTTCCCGTATTCATCCGGAAGATCTGAATAAGTTCCTGGAAAATCATAAAAAACAGTTCGGATCTGAGAGAAGCGCTTACAGAATAGAATACCGTTTTAGAAAAAAGAATGAAGAATATATATATCTTGAAGATAACTGGACATTCCTCAGAGATGAAAAATCCGGTGCAAACAGAATTCTTGGAGTAATTAAAGATATCACGGAAAGGAAGCAGGCAGAAAAGACCCTCGCAAATATCGAAACTGCCCGCAAAAAAGAGATTCATCACAGGATCAAGAATAATCTGCAGGTAATTTCTTCTCTGCTCGACCTCCAGGCGGAAAAATTCGGAAGCAGAGAACATGTTGAGAATTCGGCAGTCCTGAACGCGTTTAAGGAAAGTCAGAATAGAGTAATATCCATTGCCCTGATCCATGAAGAGCTGCACGAAGGCAAGGGAAACGATACGTTGAATTTTTCACCTTACCTTCAGAGGCTTGTCGAAAACCTTTTCCAGACCTACACCCTTGGAAATGTCGACATCAGTTTAAATATGGACATGGAAGAAAACGTTTTCTTTGATATGGATACTGCCGTCCCACTGGGATTAATTGTGAACGAACTTGTTTCAAACTCCCTCAAGTACGCATTTCAGGGCAAAGACAAAGGAGTCATTCAAATTAAACTGAGCAGGGAAGGAAACAGGGCAATTATAAACAATAGGGAAGGAAGCAAGGAAATTATAAACAATAGGGAAGGAAGCAAGGAAATTATAAACAATAGGGAAGGGAGCAATAAAGAGGAGAATGAGAATACCAATTTTGTTTTAACGGTTTCGGACAACGGGACAGGCATACCTGAAGGTTTTAACCTGGAAAACTCCGATACGCTTGGCATCCAGCTGGTAACCGCCCTTGTAGACCAGCTTGACGGTGTTCTTGAAATGAAAAACGGTTCGGGAACCGAATTTATCATAAGGTTCGCAATAACAGAGAAGAGATAA
- a CDS encoding ABC transporter substrate-binding protein, giving the protein MKVIDETMSIYQILSEYPFLLKIFEQHGMEKFGNREILEKLGPLLKLKTALSMVSVNENSFIELLNQAVSDSEAKGDFTLADSPERQKELTLLALLPCGMKMPFSRAFDDFSAEYSRQMNNVLHSLVEGNVNHELSYYAYIDSVTSIDELPDIIISSDINSFYHKPFQENFLNQEYFVNLNSSPMNIDFESIGFADPRRQFTMISANLLVLVTIDELMKDNSKPESWEDILKAEYRNRVVMRGQDGFFCNGVLLPFYRLYGMEGIKKLASSVYTGLHPSEMVKMIDSKKDDVPPMYIMPYFFAKKIQDKSRITINIPSEGAIVSPVQMLVKKSAAERVKELTDFFCGKKFAEISTRAFFPTTNPEVNNKLEGIKLYWLGWDFLINTDIGKLKEELEEVFNKSFYETGGVV; this is encoded by the coding sequence ATGAAAGTAATTGATGAAACAATGAGTATATACCAGATCTTAAGTGAATATCCTTTTTTGCTTAAAATATTCGAACAGCATGGAATGGAGAAATTTGGAAACAGGGAAATTCTCGAAAAACTTGGCCCTTTACTAAAATTGAAAACAGCCCTATCAATGGTATCGGTGAATGAAAACTCCTTTATTGAGCTCCTGAACCAGGCTGTTTCGGACAGTGAAGCAAAGGGAGATTTTACCCTTGCAGATTCTCCTGAACGACAAAAAGAGCTGACTCTTCTTGCCCTTTTGCCCTGCGGCATGAAGATGCCCTTTTCCCGTGCGTTTGACGACTTTTCAGCTGAATACAGCAGACAAATGAATAATGTGCTCCATTCTCTTGTAGAAGGTAATGTCAACCATGAGCTTTCCTATTATGCCTATATCGATTCGGTTACATCGATTGACGAACTCCCGGATATAATTATCAGCTCTGACATTAACAGCTTCTACCACAAACCCTTCCAGGAGAATTTTCTTAATCAGGAATATTTTGTAAATCTTAATTCATCCCCAATGAACATTGATTTTGAATCCATCGGTTTTGCCGATCCCCGCCGCCAGTTTACCATGATCTCGGCAAACCTTCTTGTCCTGGTCACAATAGATGAACTCATGAAGGATAATAGCAAACCGGAATCCTGGGAAGATATCTTAAAAGCCGAGTACCGGAACAGGGTTGTTATGCGGGGACAGGATGGCTTTTTCTGTAATGGGGTACTGCTACCGTTCTACCGGCTGTACGGAATGGAGGGAATCAAAAAGCTTGCTTCGTCAGTATATACGGGACTTCATCCTTCCGAGATGGTCAAAATGATAGACAGCAAAAAAGATGATGTACCGCCCATGTATATCATGCCTTACTTCTTTGCTAAGAAAATTCAGGATAAATCCCGGATAACAATCAATATACCTTCGGAAGGAGCTATTGTAAGCCCTGTGCAGATGCTGGTTAAAAAAAGTGCAGCAGAGAGGGTTAAGGAGCTCACGGATTTCTTCTGTGGGAAAAAGTTTGCGGAAATCTCTACCAGAGCCTTTTTCCCGACAACAAATCCTGAAGTTAATAATAAGCTTGAAGGAATCAAACTCTACTGGCTGGGCTGGGACTTCCTGATAAATACCGACATCGGAAAACTTAAAGAAGAACTAGAAGAAGTTTTCAATAAAAGTTTCTATGAGACCGGAGGTGTTGTGTGA
- the fxsT gene encoding FxSxx-COOH system tetratricopeptide repeat protein, giving the protein MPGFTEIKNHVAVIFTALPVEYNAVREHLKCLEENVHPQGTIYEQGIFSSSNQSWEVGIAEIGEGNEQAALEVERAIQYFNPSIILFVGVAGGVKDDVKIGDVVVASKVYGYESGKAGDTFKPRPAVSSPNYKMINRARAEARKGDWLQRIGELMPNPSPNIFVKPIAAGGKVLNSTRSAAYELIKSNYEDTLAVEMEGYGFLKAAYANQNVDALVIRGISDLIDEKEKADKAGSQKIASHHASAFAFEILAKSHIVPINSEQHEYPEHFSPEKTAVIDEKIKENDLSSDSKTPATTKDSDSKTVQLSHSQTVQEPKAAISNVPYSRNLRFTGREEKLKQIREALLADNTVAVSQPVAVCGLGGIGKTQTAVEYTYRYRTEYEFIFWVKADSEDSIISDYVGIAKLLNLPVKNDSDLNNIVSAVLNWFRTHENWLLVIDNADDISFVKRYLPPDPKEHILLTARLRVFDALDITKSVDMEAMSPEEAKSFLLKRTVRANLNQSELEALDKLVNELGYLPLALEQAGAFIHANNSSFKDYLASYNIRGLKLLEKSPIDKSKYPESISTTWLMNFDEVKKKSEVSADVLYASAFLNPNGIPAEIYHKSSDELGPLISSIFNEVDTDPLVYDEVLKPLWQYSLINREIGCHTYDIHRLVQAVIRDGMEKSEQKLWAERVVKAVNRTFPDVEYINWELCDKLLPHAQICAEYIKLWGLETEESARLLNKAGLYLHKRARFKESESLFKSSVEISFKDSESLFKSSLEIREKVLKPEHFDISESLNNLGELYIDIGRYSKAELLFLRALEIQENTLNSNDPAIAKSLNNLGEVYRYSGRYSEAEPLYTRALEITERALGPDHPDVGTRLNNLALLYSYLGMYSEAEPLYVRASEITERALGSEHPTVSIRLNNLAELYRNSGRYSEAEPLYVRALEITEKALGSEHPDVGIRLNNLALLYSNLGRYSEAEPLYTRALEITERTLGPEHPDVGTCLNNLAELYRNSGRYSEAEPLYTRALEITERALGPDHPDVGTRLNNLALLYSNLGRHSEAEPLYTRALEIAERALGPEHPNVGTCLQNLAIFYYEQRKYLKARSYCEQAIKVVEKTKGKNSLELASLLESYAFMLDKMRKNREATTKRNRAKRIRSNIEKENKK; this is encoded by the coding sequence ATGCCCGGATTCACAGAAATAAAGAATCATGTTGCAGTTATATTCACCGCTCTCCCTGTCGAATATAATGCAGTTCGTGAACACTTGAAATGCCTTGAAGAAAATGTGCATCCTCAAGGAACTATCTATGAACAAGGAATTTTCTCATCCAGCAATCAATCATGGGAAGTTGGGATAGCAGAAATCGGTGAAGGCAATGAACAAGCAGCTTTGGAAGTAGAGAGAGCAATACAATATTTTAATCCGAGCATCATACTTTTTGTGGGAGTGGCTGGCGGGGTCAAAGACGACGTAAAAATTGGTGATGTAGTAGTTGCAAGCAAAGTTTATGGATATGAGTCAGGAAAAGCGGGGGACACATTCAAACCAAGACCTGCGGTTAGTTCTCCAAATTACAAAATGATTAACCGAGCAAGAGCAGAGGCTCGTAAGGGAGACTGGTTACAACGTATTGGTGAGTTGATGCCGAATCCATCTCCTAACATATTTGTCAAGCCCATTGCTGCTGGCGGAAAAGTGCTAAATTCCACACGATCTGCAGCTTATGAATTAATTAAATCCAATTATGAAGACACGCTGGCAGTAGAGATGGAGGGTTACGGTTTTCTCAAGGCTGCTTATGCTAACCAAAACGTGGATGCACTGGTTATCCGTGGCATTTCTGATTTAATCGATGAAAAGGAAAAAGCGGATAAGGCGGGTTCTCAGAAAATAGCTTCACATCATGCAAGCGCCTTCGCTTTTGAGATTTTAGCGAAATCACACATTGTGCCGATCAATTCAGAACAACATGAATATCCTGAACATTTTTCTCCTGAGAAGACTGCCGTTATAGATGAGAAGATTAAGGAAAATGACTTATCTTCTGATTCTAAAACTCCAGCTACTACTAAAGACTCTGACTCCAAGACGGTACAACTTTCGCATTCTCAGACTGTTCAAGAGCCAAAAGCCGCAATATCAAACGTTCCCTACTCAAGGAACCTTCGTTTTACAGGACGTGAAGAAAAGTTAAAACAAATCCGTGAAGCTCTTCTTGCAGATAATACAGTTGCTGTATCTCAACCAGTTGCAGTATGCGGACTTGGAGGTATAGGGAAAACACAAACTGCGGTTGAATATACTTATCGTTATCGTACTGAATATGAATTTATATTCTGGGTAAAAGCCGATTCTGAAGATTCAATCATCTCCGATTATGTTGGCATTGCAAAATTACTGAACTTGCCGGTTAAAAACGACTCAGACCTGAACAATATTGTTTCAGCTGTATTAAACTGGTTTAGAACCCATGAGAACTGGCTACTCGTAATTGATAATGCTGACGACATTTCTTTTGTAAAGCGATATCTTCCCCCAGATCCCAAAGAGCACATCCTCCTGACCGCGAGACTAAGAGTTTTTGATGCACTGGATATTACAAAATCAGTTGATATGGAGGCAATGTCTCCTGAAGAAGCCAAAAGTTTCCTTCTAAAACGCACGGTGCGTGCCAATCTAAACCAATCCGAGCTCGAAGCTCTTGACAAGCTTGTAAATGAACTTGGTTATCTTCCATTGGCTTTAGAACAAGCAGGAGCATTTATTCATGCAAACAATTCCAGCTTTAAAGATTATCTGGCTAGCTATAACATACGTGGCCTAAAGTTATTGGAAAAGTCTCCAATTGATAAAAGCAAATATCCAGAATCGATATCAACTACATGGTTGATGAACTTCGATGAAGTGAAGAAAAAATCTGAAGTCTCAGCAGATGTATTATATGCAAGTGCTTTTCTCAATCCCAATGGAATCCCTGCAGAAATTTATCACAAAAGCTCAGATGAGTTAGGACCATTAATTTCTTCCATATTTAATGAAGTCGATACAGACCCTCTTGTTTATGACGAGGTTCTCAAACCACTCTGGCAGTACTCTTTAATCAATCGTGAAATAGGCTGCCATACTTATGATATTCACCGCCTTGTACAAGCCGTCATAAGAGATGGAATGGAAAAAAGTGAACAAAAACTTTGGGCCGAACGTGTTGTTAAAGCTGTAAACCGTACATTTCCTGATGTTGAGTATATAAATTGGGAGCTTTGTGATAAGCTTCTTCCACATGCACAGATTTGTGCAGAATATATTAAGCTGTGGGGTCTTGAGACAGAAGAATCTGCAAGATTACTGAATAAGGCAGGTCTTTACCTGCATAAAAGGGCACGTTTTAAGGAGAGTGAATCACTCTTTAAAAGTTCAGTGGAGATTAGTTTTAAGGATAGCGAATCACTCTTTAAAAGTTCATTGGAGATTAGAGAGAAGGTTCTGAAACCTGAACATTTTGACATATCAGAGAGTCTCAATAATTTAGGGGAACTATATATAGATATAGGCAGATACTCCAAAGCAGAACTGCTATTCTTGCGTGCATTAGAGATTCAAGAAAATACATTAAATTCAAATGATCCAGCTATAGCAAAGAGTCTCAATAATTTAGGGGAAGTTTATAGATATTCGGGTAGGTATTCTGAAGCTGAACCTCTATATACCCGTGCCTTGGAAATTACAGAAAGAGCACTGGGACCTGATCATCCAGATGTAGGCACTCGCCTCAATAATCTAGCTTTATTATATAGCTATTTAGGCATGTATTCTGAAGCTGAACCTCTGTATGTCCGTGCTTCGGAGATCACAGAAAGAGCACTGGGATCGGAACATCCAACTGTAAGCATTCGTCTTAATAATCTAGCGGAACTTTATAGAAATTCAGGTAGATATTCTGAGGCTGAACCTCTGTATGTCCGTGCCTTAGAAATTACAGAAAAAGCACTGGGATCGGAACACCCAGATGTAGGCATTCGTCTTAATAATCTAGCTTTGTTATATAGCAATTTAGGCAGATATTCAGAAGCAGAACCTCTGTATACCCGTGCCCTGGAAATTACAGAAAGAACGCTGGGACCGGAACATCCAGATGTAGGAACTTGTCTTAATAATCTAGCGGAACTTTATAGAAATTCAGGTAGGTATTCTGAAGCTGAACCTCTGTATACCCGTGCCTTGGAAATTACAGAAAGAGCACTGGGACCTGATCATCCAGATGTAGGCACTCGTCTTAATAATCTAGCTTTGTTATATAGCAATTTAGGCAGACATTCTGAAGCTGAACCTCTGTATACCCGTGCCCTGGAAATTGCAGAAAGAGCACTGGGACCGGAACATCCAAATGTAGGAACTTGCCTTCAAAACTTAGCAATTTTTTATTACGAACAACGAAAATATCTTAAGGCCAGATCCTATTGTGAGCAAGCAATAAAAGTCGTAGAAAAAACCAAAGGAAAGAATAGTCTTGAGCTTGCTAGCCTCTTAGAAAGTTATGCTTTCATGTTGGATAAAATGAGAAAGAATAGGGAAGCTACAACAAAACGTAACCGTGCCAAAAGGATACGCTCAAATATTGAAAAAGAAAACAAGAAATGA
- a CDS encoding ATP-binding cassette domain-containing protein, which yields MRTDLLHMKINELREMMPWIEDYFSAFAIDPVQFENRNLEELGSILGEDYFVEMGSSSLAFIEGFFLFIEQARAFQQESGSTVESLTVLPGRNKNGEKETFSVELKKGKVTAIVGPTGSGKSRLLADIESLAQEDTPTGRKIMVNGLAPGDEERFSTEGRFIAQLSQNMNFVMDLSVEEFLTLHAESRMVDEVSLVVQKIYDTANILAGEPFSRKTPVTELSGGQSRALMIADTALLSPASVVLIDEIENAGVDKVRSLELLVSNNKIVLISTHDPLLALSADQRLVIQNGGISKLLKTTEDEKKYLESLEKVDRKLTHLRNQLRRGEEIDLSEFLV from the coding sequence TTGCGGACAGATTTGCTTCACATGAAGATAAATGAACTCAGGGAGATGATGCCCTGGATAGAGGATTACTTCTCGGCGTTTGCAATTGATCCTGTGCAGTTCGAAAACAGGAACCTGGAAGAACTGGGTTCGATACTCGGTGAAGATTATTTTGTTGAGATGGGAAGCAGCTCTCTCGCCTTTATTGAGGGTTTCTTTCTGTTTATCGAGCAGGCCCGGGCTTTTCAACAGGAAAGCGGATCCACGGTTGAATCCCTTACCGTGCTCCCCGGACGTAATAAAAATGGTGAAAAAGAGACCTTTTCGGTAGAGCTAAAAAAGGGTAAAGTGACAGCAATTGTCGGCCCTACAGGTTCAGGCAAGTCACGGCTTCTGGCTGATATCGAATCTCTGGCTCAGGAAGATACTCCCACCGGCCGCAAAATCATGGTTAATGGCCTAGCTCCGGGGGACGAGGAGCGTTTCTCAACCGAGGGACGTTTTATTGCGCAGCTTTCTCAGAACATGAACTTTGTTATGGACCTCAGTGTCGAGGAATTTCTGACCCTGCATGCCGAGAGCCGTATGGTCGATGAGGTCTCCCTTGTCGTTCAGAAAATCTATGATACTGCAAACATCCTGGCAGGAGAGCCTTTCAGCAGGAAAACTCCCGTAACAGAGCTCTCAGGGGGCCAATCCCGCGCCCTGATGATCGCAGATACCGCCCTTCTCAGTCCTGCATCCGTTGTCCTTATCGACGAGATTGAGAATGCAGGAGTCGACAAGGTCCGGTCTCTCGAGCTTCTGGTAAGTAATAATAAGATTGTTTTAATCAGTACTCATGATCCTCTTCTGGCCCTCTCGGCAGATCAGCGCCTGGTCATCCAAAATGGCGGGATCTCAAAACTTTTAAAAACCACAGAGGATGAGAAAAAGTACCTGGAGAGCCTCGAAAAAGTAGACCGCAAACTTACCCATCTTAGAAATCAGTTGAGAAGGGGGGAAGAAATCGACCTCAGTGAGTTTTTGGTGTAG